One segment of Pseudomonas pohangensis DNA contains the following:
- the tyrS gene encoding tyrosine--tRNA ligase, with the protein MMSVNEQLALIKRGADEVLVEAELVEKLKRGKPLRIKAGFDPTAPDLHLGHTVLINKLRQFQELGHQVIFLIGDFTGMIGDPSGKSATRPPLTRDQVLENAETYKAQVFKILDPDRTEVAFNSTWMDLLSPAEFIRLSSQYTVARMLERDDFSKRYAGNQPIAIHEFLYPLVQGYDSVALRADVELGGTDQKFNLLMGRELQRAYGQEPQVILTMPLLEGLDGVKKMSKSLDNYVGIQEAPGAMYGKLVSMPDALMWRYFELLSYRPMSEIEQFKADVQRGSNPRDIKIKLAEEIVARFHGEEAALNAHRAAGNRMKDGELPENIPEITLAAGEALPISALLNRAGLVKNAAMARDLLGAGGVRVDGAVVDRGFMFELGKTHVCQSGKKAFARVTLIKE; encoded by the coding sequence ATGATGTCGGTAAATGAGCAGCTTGCTTTGATCAAGCGCGGTGCGGATGAGGTGCTGGTCGAGGCTGAGCTTGTTGAAAAGCTGAAGCGTGGCAAGCCGCTCAGGATCAAGGCGGGCTTTGATCCAACGGCGCCCGATTTGCACCTTGGGCATACTGTTCTGATTAACAAGCTTCGCCAGTTTCAGGAGTTGGGGCATCAGGTCATTTTTCTGATTGGCGATTTCACCGGCATGATTGGCGATCCCAGCGGCAAGAGCGCTACGCGTCCGCCGCTGACGCGTGATCAGGTGCTGGAAAATGCCGAGACCTACAAGGCTCAGGTATTCAAGATTCTCGATCCTGACAGGACTGAGGTGGCGTTCAACTCAACCTGGATGGATTTGCTGAGTCCGGCAGAGTTCATTCGTCTGTCTTCTCAATACACCGTTGCACGGATGCTGGAGCGCGATGATTTCAGCAAGCGTTATGCCGGGAATCAGCCGATTGCGATTCACGAATTTCTTTATCCGCTGGTGCAGGGCTATGACTCGGTTGCGCTGAGGGCGGATGTTGAGCTGGGCGGTACGGATCAGAAATTCAACTTGCTTATGGGGCGGGAGCTGCAACGGGCTTATGGGCAGGAGCCTCAGGTCATTTTGACAATGCCGCTGCTTGAGGGGTTGGATGGCGTTAAGAAAATGTCCAAATCTCTGGACAACTATGTGGGTATTCAGGAAGCGCCTGGAGCCATGTATGGCAAGCTGGTTTCGATGCCTGACGCCTTGATGTGGCGTTACTTCGAGTTGCTTAGCTATCGCCCAATGTCGGAGATCGAGCAGTTCAAGGCGGACGTTCAGCGCGGCTCAAACCCGCGAGACATCAAGATCAAGCTTGCCGAAGAAATTGTCGCGCGCTTTCACGGCGAAGAGGCTGCGCTAAATGCACATCGTGCAGCAGGCAATCGCATGAAGGATGGCGAGTTGCCCGAGAATATTCCGGAGATAACTCTCGCCGCCGGTGAGGCTCTGCCTATTTCGGCTCTGCTTAATAGAGCGGGGTTGGTGAAGAACGCAGCAATGGCTCGAGATCTCCTAGGTGCGGGCGGCGTAAGGGTGGATGGCGCAGTGGTTGATCGTGGTTTCATGTTCGAGCTGGGTAAGACGCACGTTTGCCAGTCAGGCAAAAAGGCATTTGCACGAGTAACTCTTATTAAGGAGTGA
- the erpA gene encoding iron-sulfur cluster insertion protein ErpA: MTVETFIPTPLVFSAAAAQKVKTLVEEEGNPRLRLRVFVTGGGCSGFQYGFTFDDELADDDTVVEREGVNLVVDSMSFQYLAGAEVDYQEGLEGSRFVINNPNASSTCGCGSSFSI; the protein is encoded by the coding sequence ATGACCGTTGAAACCTTCATCCCTACGCCGTTGGTGTTTTCTGCTGCGGCGGCGCAAAAGGTGAAGACGCTGGTTGAGGAAGAGGGTAATCCGCGCCTGCGTTTGCGCGTGTTTGTCACCGGTGGGGGCTGCTCGGGCTTTCAGTATGGCTTCACTTTTGATGATGAACTTGCTGACGATGACACGGTGGTTGAGCGCGAGGGAGTCAACCTGGTGGTTGATTCGATGAGTTTTCAATACCTGGCTGGTGCGGAAGTTGACTATCAGGAAGGCCTTGAAGGCTCGCGCTTTGTCATTAACAACCCAAATGCATCCAGCACGTGCGGTTGTGGGTCGTCATTTTCTATCTAG
- a CDS encoding anhydro-N-acetylmuramic acid kinase yields MPLYLGVMSGTSLDGIDIALIEQDEQCALKASLYLPMPETLRAEILELCSPGQDELARSAMTENKWVQLVASGINQLLARENLEPARIRAIGSHGQTVRHEPDRGFSIQIGNPALLAELTGICVVSDFRRRDIAAGGQGAPLVPAFHASLFNRDQQRPAVLNIGGFSNISLFEKDKSVRGFDCGPGNVLMDAWIQHCQAKPYDRNGDWAASGSVNKRLLDAMLADPYFQASGPKSTGRELFNMGWLDRHLANNPPTAEADVQATLLEMTSRSISSALLNVQPKSAELLVCGGGAHNAALMKRLGQLLPECRVASTATRGVPPDWVEAMAFAWLAHSCLEGIPGNRPDVTGARGLRVLGAIYPA; encoded by the coding sequence ATGCCTCTTTATCTCGGCGTCATGTCAGGTACCAGCCTCGACGGAATTGACATAGCGCTGATTGAGCAAGACGAGCAATGCGCGCTCAAAGCTTCGCTGTATCTGCCGATGCCGGAAACATTGCGCGCAGAAATACTTGAGCTGTGCAGCCCCGGGCAAGACGAACTGGCGCGCAGTGCAATGACCGAAAATAAATGGGTGCAGTTGGTCGCTAGCGGCATAAACCAGTTACTCGCCCGAGAAAATCTGGAACCGGCTCGGATTCGCGCTATTGGCAGCCATGGACAGACTGTCCGCCATGAACCTGATCGCGGCTTCAGCATTCAGATTGGCAATCCCGCACTTCTGGCAGAGCTGACGGGCATCTGTGTTGTAAGTGATTTCAGACGGCGCGACATCGCCGCAGGCGGGCAAGGAGCACCTCTCGTACCCGCATTTCATGCCTCGCTGTTCAACCGCGACCAGCAGCGCCCAGCAGTCCTCAATATCGGCGGATTCAGTAACATCAGCCTGTTCGAAAAGGACAAATCCGTTCGCGGGTTCGACTGTGGACCCGGCAATGTGCTGATGGATGCCTGGATCCAGCACTGTCAGGCCAAGCCCTATGATCGTAATGGCGACTGGGCGGCCAGCGGTAGTGTAAATAAGCGCTTGCTGGATGCCATGCTGGCAGATCCATACTTTCAAGCTAGCGGTCCCAAAAGCACCGGGCGCGAGCTATTCAACATGGGCTGGCTTGATAGACATCTGGCGAATAATCCGCCCACCGCAGAAGCAGATGTTCAGGCCACGCTCCTTGAGATGACCTCCCGAAGCATCAGCAGCGCGTTACTCAACGTGCAGCCGAAATCCGCTGAACTGCTGGTATGTGGTGGCGGCGCCCACAATGCTGCGCTGATGAAGCGCCTCGGCCAATTATTACCAGAGTGTCGTGTTGCCAGCACAGCAACTCGAGGGGTTCCGCCCGACTGGGTTGAAGCGATGGCATTCGCCTGGCTGGCTCACTCCTGCCTCGAAGGTATTCCAGGCAATCGCCCCGACGTTACCGGTGCCCGTGGGCTCAGAGTGCTCGGAGCGATCTATCCCGCATAA
- a CDS encoding peptidoglycan DD-metalloendopeptidase family protein, with protein MTKSITKTPLYPKAHLLAASGIAAFLSLLLLIFPASEVEAKKTFISLDSTPDGVRVNQSQSALSLGDSEFSSAAPFNYAPDASGSNAEIALPESDKRVDSPLGKIGSPLPNPSSVSVKVVSGDSLSTVFSRAGLSSAKLAEVLASDKAIRSLKIRPEQIFNFELSTDGELEEVRTKQHNHESISIKRTENGFQIESTQPAIRTAYAHGVIRSTLSNAANEAGLPSRAALNMADIFAYDIDFSKIAENDQFEVIYEQKVVNGKVVGSGKILAARFTNLRKTYTAIRYKDSYYNEKGVSLRKAFLRTPVDFARISSRFSSGRKHPILNKIRAHQGVDYAAPRGTPIKAAGDGKVILAGRKGGYGNTVILQHGNSYKTLYAHMKGFAKGIRSGSSVKQGQIIGYIGTTGLSTGPHLHYEFQVNGRHVDPLAQKSLMAEPIALNEKSKFLKLSQPLIARLNQESAKSPNLAMSKL; from the coding sequence ATGACGAAATCCATAACAAAAACACCGCTATATCCCAAGGCCCATTTGCTGGCCGCTAGCGGGATTGCCGCATTCCTGAGCCTTTTGCTCCTGATTTTTCCTGCCAGTGAAGTTGAAGCCAAAAAGACATTTATCAGTCTGGATTCAACTCCGGACGGCGTGCGCGTGAATCAAAGCCAAAGCGCACTCTCTCTTGGCGATAGCGAGTTCAGCTCTGCTGCCCCTTTTAACTACGCCCCTGACGCCTCAGGAAGCAACGCTGAAATCGCCCTTCCTGAAAGCGACAAGCGTGTTGACAGCCCCCTTGGGAAAATCGGCTCTCCGTTACCAAATCCATCCAGCGTTTCCGTGAAAGTCGTTTCCGGCGACAGTCTTTCGACTGTGTTCAGCCGCGCAGGCTTATCCTCGGCAAAGCTTGCAGAAGTCCTTGCTAGCGACAAAGCGATTCGCAGCCTCAAGATCCGTCCTGAGCAGATTTTCAACTTTGAGCTTTCCACCGATGGAGAACTCGAAGAGGTTCGTACCAAACAGCACAACCATGAAAGCATCAGCATCAAGCGCACTGAAAATGGTTTCCAGATAGAGTCGACTCAGCCAGCTATCCGTACAGCCTACGCACACGGCGTGATTCGCAGCACATTAAGCAATGCAGCAAACGAGGCAGGACTGCCGTCCAGGGCCGCATTGAACATGGCCGATATATTTGCCTACGACATAGATTTTTCCAAAATCGCCGAAAATGACCAGTTTGAAGTGATTTACGAGCAAAAAGTAGTAAACGGCAAGGTAGTCGGTTCTGGAAAAATTCTTGCCGCGCGATTCACCAATCTTCGCAAGACTTATACGGCTATTCGTTATAAAGACAGCTACTACAACGAGAAAGGCGTCAGCCTGCGCAAGGCCTTCCTGCGTACTCCGGTTGATTTCGCTCGGATCAGTTCCAGGTTCTCCAGTGGTCGCAAGCATCCGATTCTGAACAAGATCCGCGCGCACCAGGGCGTCGATTATGCGGCCCCTCGAGGAACGCCAATCAAGGCAGCTGGTGATGGGAAAGTCATTCTTGCCGGCCGCAAGGGCGGATATGGCAATACCGTAATCCTCCAGCACGGCAATAGCTACAAGACTCTTTACGCGCACATGAAAGGCTTTGCGAAGGGTATTCGCTCCGGCTCATCGGTCAAGCAGGGACAGATCATCGGCTACATCGGCACAACCGGACTATCTACCGGCCCTCACCTGCACTACGAGTTCCAGGTGAATGGCCGCCACGTCGACCCTCTTGCACAAAAAAGCCTAATGGCCGAGCCCATCGCACTCAACGAGAAAAGCAAGTTTCTCAAGCTGAGCCAGCCGCTGATAGCACGCCTGAATCAGGAAAGTGCCAAATCCCCGAATCTGGCCATGAGCAAGCTGTAG
- the argC gene encoding N-acetyl-gamma-glutamyl-phosphate reductase, which translates to MIKVGIVGGTGYTGVELLRLLAQHPEAEVAVITSRSEAGIRVADMYPNLRGHYDQLAFSIPDVASLGACDVVFFATPHGVAHALAGELLDAGTRVIDLSADFRLVDAVEWAQWYGQPHGAPDLLGEAVYGLPEVNREAIRGARLIAVPGCYPTATQLGLIPLLEAGLADTRQLIANCASGVSGAGRGAKVGSLLCESSESMMAYAVKGHRHLPEISQGLRRAAGEPVGLTFVPHLAPMIRGIHATLYAQVSDRSVDLQALFERRYAGEPFVDVMPAGSHPETRSVRGANVCRIAVHRPQGGDLVVVLSVIDNLVKGASGQALQNMNIMLGLNENMGLAHAAMLP; encoded by the coding sequence ATGATCAAGGTCGGTATTGTTGGTGGTACGGGTTACACGGGTGTAGAGCTGCTCAGGCTGCTTGCACAGCATCCTGAGGCCGAGGTGGCGGTGATCACCTCGCGCTCAGAGGCAGGCATCCGGGTTGCCGATATGTACCCAAACCTGCGTGGGCATTACGACCAGCTGGCTTTCAGCATTCCGGATGTCGCTTCTCTCGGAGCCTGTGATGTGGTTTTTTTTGCTACACCGCATGGTGTGGCGCACGCACTGGCCGGCGAGCTATTGGACGCCGGAACCAGGGTTATAGATCTTTCTGCGGACTTCCGTCTGGTTGACGCAGTTGAGTGGGCGCAGTGGTATGGCCAGCCCCACGGTGCCCCTGACCTGCTCGGCGAGGCCGTCTATGGACTGCCCGAAGTCAATCGCGAGGCCATTCGGGGTGCGCGGCTGATTGCGGTTCCCGGCTGCTATCCAACAGCCACCCAGCTTGGGCTGATTCCTTTGCTGGAAGCTGGCCTGGCAGATACCCGGCAACTGATAGCCAATTGCGCGTCCGGCGTCAGTGGTGCCGGGCGTGGTGCCAAGGTTGGCTCGCTGTTGTGTGAGTCGAGCGAAAGCATGATGGCGTATGCAGTGAAGGGCCATCGCCACTTGCCGGAAATCAGCCAGGGCCTCCGGCGGGCGGCCGGCGAGCCGGTTGGGCTGACATTTGTTCCGCATTTGGCGCCGATGATTCGCGGTATCCATGCCACCTTGTATGCGCAGGTCAGTGACCGTTCTGTTGATCTGCAGGCCTTGTTTGAGCGGCGTTATGCGGGCGAGCCTTTTGTCGATGTGATGCCGGCGGGAAGTCACCCGGAAACCCGTAGCGTGCGTGGCGCAAATGTCTGCCGTATTGCCGTACATCGGCCACAGGGCGGTGATCTGGTGGTGGTGCTTTCGGTGATCGACAATCTGGTCAAGGGCGCTTCGGGTCAGGCACTGCAGAACATGAACATCATGCTGGGTCTGAACGAAAACATGGGGCTTGCTCACGCTGCGATGCTGCCTTAG